A region from the Vicia villosa cultivar HV-30 ecotype Madison, WI linkage group LG3, Vvil1.0, whole genome shotgun sequence genome encodes:
- the LOC131658304 gene encoding putative F-box/LRR-repeat protein 9, whose amino-acid sequence MAPSVKKSKDESTRKPNWLELPIDLIKNILQRLDIVEILTIACYVCPLWWNICKDPLMWRIIHISNIELIPLNLCCLEKIIRRAVDLSCGHLEDIAIELFCTDDLLKYIAHRASNLRRLKISDCNKISTKGLIEFVKMFSLLEELHISFKHLSKNSIEVIGQFCPLLKSLNLVVLEYAHFDFNDEVFAIGKTMPGLRHLSFSRIVFMNDELFSILDGCPLVENLDLQYCHVRDLSPSMEKRCREQLKDFQLPKNNKFMKYGNYFDNDEDDFYYTSIEDYLDDDWEKDFKFAARMKLHQDFNHLGQYCVPDWAINLGLRHEDITNINLILLSL is encoded by the exons ATGGCACCGTCGGTTAAGAAATCTAAAGATGAGAGCACAAGAAAACCAAATTGGCTTGAACTTCCAATAGATTTGATCAAAAACATATTGCAAAGACTTGATATAGTTGAAATTTTAACAATTGCATGTTATGTTTGTCCTCTGTGGTGGAACATATGCAAGGATCCATTAATGTGGCGTATCATTCACATTAGTAATATCGAACTTATACCATTGAACTTGTGTTGTTTGGAGAAAATTATTCGTCGTGCTGTTGATCTAAGTTGCGGTCATCTCGAAGATATTGCTATTGAGTTATTTTGTACCGATGACCTCCTCAAATATATCGCTCATCG GGCAAGTAACCTAAGGCGATTAAAAATATCAGATTGCAATAAAATTTCAACTAAAGGGCTGATTGAATTTGTGAAGATGTTTTCATTATTAGAGGAGCTTCACATTTCATTTAAGCATTTATCTAAGAACTCTATTGAAGTAATTGGTCAATTTTGTCCTCTTTTGAAGTCACTTAATCTTGTGGTGCTGGAATATGCTCACTTTGATTTTAATGATGAGGTATTTGCTATTGGAAAAACAATGCCCGGACTACGCCATCTTTCATTTTCTAGAATTGTGTTTATGAATGATGAGTTGTTTTCCATTCTTGATGGTTGCCCTCTTGTTGAAAATCTTGACTTGCAATATTGTCATGTTCGTGATTTGAGTCCAAGTATGGAAAAAAGGTGCCGTGAGCAACTCAAAGATTTCCAACttccaaaaaataataaatttatgaaatatgGTAATTATTTTGacaatgatgaagatgattttTATTATACGTCCATTGAAGATTATCTAGATGATGATTGGGAGAAAGATTTTAAATTTGCGGCTAGAATGAAGTTGCATCAAGATTTTAACCATCTAGGTCAGTATTGTGTTCCAGATTGGGCTATCAATTTGGGCTTACGACATGAGGATATTACAAATATCAATTTGATTCTACTTTCACTTTAA